One genomic segment of Tripterygium wilfordii isolate XIE 37 chromosome 9, ASM1340144v1, whole genome shotgun sequence includes these proteins:
- the LOC120006687 gene encoding probable beta-1,4-xylosyltransferase IRX9H, translated as MASIRRTLSPVPRAGNSISGEVCQVASPLSKSSSSSQNYPPSGGLLCSPFGLSDSQALVLGVFSPRSSRPLERSKPKGQVWRRPLLHFFICFVVGSFIGLTPLMNLSMNYVSKHQAFSFDMASNVGNFQKYDSATSNGTVTLHPREIERESEVGISGGVENNVTLQARVNEQELNAGTSDDAPANQSFPQDSALVFQKLLLIVTPTYPRPFQAYYLNRLAQTLKLVQPPLLWIVVEMTSQSVETADLLKRTGVMYRHLVCNKNLSNIRDRSVHQRNVALSHIETHRLDGIVYFADDTNIYLGDLFEQMREISRFGTWPVAKLSGSTNKSFLGGPICNGTQVIGWHVNESNRRFRRFHTEMTGFAFNSTILWDPKRWHRPTLEPIRQLDTVRNGFQVSTFIDQLVEDESKMEGLPEGCSRIMVWQLHLEKSNFFYPPKWSMKDNLDAIVPLMLNA; from the exons ATGGCATCTATTAGAAGGACCTTATCTCCAGTACCTAGAGCTGGAAATTCAATAAGTGGGGAAGTTTGTCAAGTAGCTTCTCCCTTGTCCAAGTCATCATCTAGCAGTCAGAACTATCCACCATCTGGTGGATTGTTATGTTCTCCTTTCGGCTTATCAGATTCCCAAGCTCTTGTTCTTGGCGTTTTCTCACCGAGATCTTCTAGACCCCTTGAGAGGTCAAAACCGAAAGGGCAAGTTTGGAGGAGACCCCTTTTACATTTCTTCATTTGTTTTGTGGTTGGATCGTTCATTGGACTAACACCTTTGATGAATTTATCCATGAATTATGTGTCCAAGCACCAAGCATTCTCCTTTGACATGGCATCAAATGTtggaaattttcaaaaatatgataGTGCGACAAGTAACGGGACTGTCACATTGCATCCTCGAGAGATTGAACGAGAATCAGAAGTGGGAATTTCTGGTGGTGTTGAGAATAATGTCACATTGCAGGCTCGCGTGAATGAACAGGAACTAAATGCAGGGACTTCTGATGATGCCCCTGCTAACCAATCATTCCCTCAAGATTCAGCTTTGGTGTTTCAGAAGCTTTTGTTAATTGTGACCCCTACGTATCCTCGTCCATTTCAAGCCTATTATCTGAACCGTTTAGCTCAAACACTGAAACTGGTCCAACCTCCACTACTGTGGATAGTTGTGGAAATGACATCTCAATCAGTGGAAACTGCTGACCTCCTTAAGAGAACTGGGGTTATGTATAGGCATCTTGTTTGCAATAAAAATCTAAGCAACATAAGAGATAGAAGTGTTCACCAAAGAAATGTGGCACTCTCTCACATCGAAACTCATCGTCTCGATGGAATTGTCTACTTTGCAGATGATACTAACATTTACTTGGGCGATCTTTTCGAACAGATGAGAGAGATCAG TCGGTTTGGGACTTGGCCAGTGGCCAAACTATCTGGGAGCACAAATAAATCATTCTTAGGGGGGCCTATTTGTAATGGAACTCAAGTAATTGGGTGGCACGTAAACGAATCAAATAGAAGATTTCGGAGATTCCATACGGAAATGACAGGGTTTGCTTTCAATAGTACCATACTTTGGGATCCAAAGCGATGGCACCGACCCACTCTTGAACCTATTAGACAGCTTGATACAGTAAGAAATGGCTTCCAG GTAAGCACATTTATTGACCAACTTGTGGAGGATGAAAGCAAAATGGAAGGCTTGCCAGAAGGCTGCTCAAGAATCATGGTTTGGCAACTTCATCTTGAAAAATCTAATTTCTTCTATCCACCCAAATGGTCAATGAAGGACAATCTAGATGCCATTGTGCCGCTCATGTTAAATGCTTAA